From the Lolium rigidum isolate FL_2022 chromosome 2, APGP_CSIRO_Lrig_0.1, whole genome shotgun sequence genome, one window contains:
- the LOC124687440 gene encoding cortical cell-delineating protein-like, which yields MAPKTFLLVALSLVLVFAVANACGTSCPTPATPATPTPATPTPSYSKCPKNALKLAACANVLGLVSAEVGQPPAEPCCSILGGLADLEAAVCLCTAIKANVLGISLDIPVKLSLLVNYCGKSLPSGFICA from the coding sequence ATGGCACCGAAGACCTTCCTCCTCGTAGCCCTCAGCCTGGTCCTCGTCTTCGCCGTGGCCAACGCTTGCGGCACTAGCTGCCCGACGCCGGCGACTCCGGCGACGCCCACGCCGGCGACGCCCACTCCGTCCTACAGCAAGTGCCCCAAGAACGCGCTCAAGCTCGCCGCGTGCGCCAACGTGCTGGGCCTCGTCAGCGCCGAGGTCGGCCAGCCACCAGCAGAGCCCTGCTGCAGCATCCTCGGCGGCCTCGCCGACCTCGAGGCCGCCGTCTGCCTCTGCACGGCCATCAAGGCCAACGTGCTCGGCATCAGCCTCGACATCCCCGTCAAGCTCAGCCTCCTCGTCAACTACTGCGGCAAGAGTCTCCCAAGCGGCTTCATTTGCGCATGA